One window of Aliarcobacter lanthieri genomic DNA carries:
- a CDS encoding PAS domain-containing sensor histidine kinase codes for MGKKNFYLIGLAFIISTIVAVFSTNIYINNKQKEILKKVYDSRHKTIFEKTQSLINDKQNTSLAIAISLSKDENLYNNLKNKEFDKLNYKEIAKLIETNSKYKNIWIQIFDENRNSIYRSWTQIRDGVQFRGDLKNISALKNISTSISAGLFNVGIKARTPIFDENNNFYGVLEVVTHFDSISDDLQKNGVYTIVIGDKRIRKNLKYPLLSQLFIDDYYIVNENVNKKLFDYIKENGIEHYINIKDYIVENNYLISKYPLFDEQNKELAYILNFIEISSIDLNNIKYIKIQSIMASVIALIIIFTFILVYYIKQIKYQDTKNKVLLDSQPNIIIITNGEKIVDANKQLFKFFPSAKNIEDFINKYVCICSFFEVMDNEEYIENKLYDGNNWCEHIFLNQNKNFKVAIKNSNNELRHFNVKTSKVKLGANLIVTFIDITNEILQKEKEINTQKAIFQQSKINAVINTLNNIAHQWRQPLGIISTIASGIKLKNSIKSLTDKEFDESCDKIIYNTQKLSNTIENFTDFFTKDSSSSSISIIESTNQIIKFLSSVFEKNSIICKFNYDKDLMIECNSGSFTEAILNLLDNSIYSLIQNNKENNRFIFIDFKDSKLSIKDNAGGVDEAILSKILEPYFTTKHQSFGTGLGLYIVQEIFVRNHNFKSDLRNETFIYNDKENRGLNFIIDFS; via the coding sequence TTGGGGAAAAAGAATTTTTATTTAATTGGCTTAGCCTTTATTATATCTACTATAGTTGCAGTATTTTCAACAAATATTTATATAAATAATAAACAAAAAGAGATCTTAAAAAAAGTATATGACTCAAGACATAAAACTATATTTGAGAAAACTCAAAGTTTAATAAATGATAAACAAAATACATCTTTAGCTATTGCTATATCTCTATCAAAAGATGAAAATTTATACAATAACCTCAAAAATAAAGAATTTGACAAATTAAATTATAAAGAAATTGCCAAATTAATAGAAACTAATTCAAAATATAAAAATATTTGGATTCAAATTTTTGATGAAAATAGAAATAGTATATATAGATCTTGGACACAAATAAGAGATGGGGTTCAATTTAGAGGTGATTTAAAAAATATCTCTGCTTTAAAGAATATCTCAACCTCAATCAGTGCAGGTTTATTTAATGTAGGAATAAAAGCTAGAACACCAATTTTTGATGAAAACAATAATTTTTATGGAGTTTTAGAAGTTGTTACACACTTTGATTCTATTTCAGATGATTTACAAAAAAATGGAGTTTATACAATAGTAATTGGGGATAAAAGAATTAGAAAAAATCTAAAATATCCTTTATTATCACAATTATTCATAGATGATTACTATATTGTAAATGAAAATGTAAATAAAAAGCTATTTGATTATATAAAAGAGAATGGTATTGAACACTATATAAATATAAAAGATTATATTGTTGAAAATAACTATTTAATTTCAAAATATCCACTTTTTGATGAACAGAACAAAGAGTTAGCTTATATTTTAAATTTTATTGAAATAAGTAGTATTGATTTAAACAATATAAAATATATAAAAATTCAAAGTATAATGGCATCTGTTATAGCATTAATTATAATCTTTACATTTATTCTAGTATATTATATAAAACAAATAAAATATCAAGATACAAAAAATAAGGTATTGTTAGATTCTCAACCAAATATCATTATTATAACAAACGGTGAAAAAATTGTTGATGCAAATAAACAACTTTTTAAATTCTTTCCCTCGGCAAAAAATATAGAAGACTTTATAAATAAATATGTATGTATTTGTAGTTTTTTTGAAGTAATGGATAATGAAGAATATATAGAAAATAAACTTTACGATGGAAATAATTGGTGTGAACATATCTTTTTAAATCAAAATAAAAATTTTAAAGTAGCTATAAAAAACTCTAATAATGAGCTAAGACATTTTAATGTAAAAACTTCTAAAGTCAAACTTGGAGCAAATCTTATAGTAACTTTCATTGATATTACAAATGAGATTTTACAAAAAGAAAAAGAGATAAATACTCAAAAAGCTATATTTCAACAATCAAAAATAAATGCTGTTATAAATACTTTAAATAATATTGCTCATCAATGGAGACAACCTTTAGGAATTATATCTACAATTGCAAGTGGTATAAAACTAAAAAATAGTATAAAATCACTTACGGATAAAGAATTTGATGAATCTTGTGATAAAATCATTTATAATACACAAAAATTATCAAATACAATAGAAAATTTTACAGATTTTTTTACAAAAGATTCTAGTTCTTCTAGTATTTCTATTATTGAATCAACTAATCAAATAATAAAATTTTTATCATCTGTTTTTGAAAAAAACTCAATTATTTGTAAATTTAATTATGACAAAGATTTAATGATAGAGTGTAATAGTGGAAGTTTTACTGAAGCAATTTTAAATCTTCTTGATAACTCAATTTACTCTTTAATTCAAAATAATAAAGAAAATAATAGATTTATTTTTATAGATTTTAAGGATAGTAAATTATCTATAAAAGACAATGCTGGTGGAGTTGACGAAGCTATTTTATCAAAAATACTAGAACCATATTTTACTACAAAACATCAATCTTTTGGTACTGGTTTAGGATTATATATAGTTCAAGAAATATTTGTACGAAATCATAACTTCAAAAGTGATTTACGAAATGAAACTTTTATATATAACGATAAAGAAAATAGAGGTTTAAACTTTATTATAGATTTTAGTTAA
- the ispG gene encoding flavodoxin-dependent (E)-4-hydroxy-3-methylbut-2-enyl-diphosphate synthase: MIKRYPTKQIKVGNVLIGGDAPISVQSMTFTKTSDVKATVEQITKLHFAGADIVRVAVPHIEDANALKEIKKQVSLPIVADIHFHYKLALIAAEVVDCIRINPGNIGDKKRVQEVVKACTERNIPIRIGVNSGSLEKQFEQKYGQTPQGMVASADYNIKYLEDLGFTDIKISLKASDVQRTVEAYRTLRPMNNYPFHLGVTEAGTQFHSTIKSSIALGSLLLDGIGDTLRVSMTGELEEEIKVGRAILKDVGISKEGLNIISCPTCGRIEADLVNAVSEVEKRTAHIKTPLDVSVMGCVVNAIGEAKSADVAIAFGKGSGLVMKKGEIIAKLSGDALINKFIEEVEFEAKRKS; this comes from the coding sequence ATGATAAAAAGATACCCAACAAAACAAATAAAAGTAGGAAATGTCCTAATTGGTGGAGATGCACCAATAAGTGTTCAATCAATGACATTTACAAAAACATCAGATGTTAAAGCAACTGTTGAACAAATAACAAAATTACATTTTGCTGGAGCAGATATTGTAAGAGTTGCAGTTCCACATATTGAAGATGCAAATGCATTAAAAGAGATAAAAAAACAAGTAAGTTTGCCTATAGTTGCAGATATACATTTTCACTATAAACTAGCACTTATTGCTGCTGAAGTTGTAGATTGTATAAGAATAAATCCAGGAAATATTGGAGATAAAAAACGTGTTCAAGAAGTTGTAAAGGCTTGTACTGAAAGAAATATTCCAATAAGAATTGGAGTAAATAGTGGAAGTTTAGAAAAACAGTTTGAACAAAAATATGGTCAAACTCCTCAAGGAATGGTAGCAAGTGCAGATTATAATATAAAATATCTTGAAGATTTGGGATTTACAGATATAAAAATTTCACTAAAAGCCTCTGATGTTCAAAGAACAGTAGAAGCATATAGAACTTTACGACCTATGAATAACTATCCATTTCATTTAGGAGTAACAGAAGCTGGAACACAATTTCACTCTACAATAAAATCGTCTATTGCTTTAGGAAGTTTATTACTTGATGGAATAGGAGATACTTTAAGAGTTTCTATGACAGGAGAACTTGAAGAAGAGATAAAAGTTGGACGAGCAATTTTAAAAGATGTAGGGATTTCAAAAGAGGGATTAAATATAATATCTTGTCCAACTTGTGGAAGAATAGAAGCTGACTTGGTAAATGCTGTTTCTGAAGTTGAAAAACGAACTGCACATATAAAAACTCCACTTGATGTATCTGTTATGGGATGTGTTGTAAATGCTATTGGTGAGGCAAAATCTGCTGATGTTGCTATCGCTTTTGGAAAAGGAAGTGGTTTAGTGATGAAAAAAGGTGAGATAATTGCAAAATTAAGTGGAGATGCTCTAATAAATAAGTTTATTGAAGAAGTTGAATTTGAAGCAAAAAGAAAATCATAA
- a CDS encoding replicative DNA helicase — protein sequence MDSIYSINIERAVLSSIFFNPEELEDILGVLKPKDFYLPAHKSIFEAMIKLHDDGMPIDEDFIRNKVTSKDVDDSVLLEILSANPITNTQAYVKEIKDSAVKRELATLATTIKKVAIEEEVSANEALDTIQSELYKISTNSATSELKDMQTVTNDTLAYIEKMKKLGNKYLIGQTTGFDSLDKKTTGFNEGDLVIIAARPAMGKTALVLNMALKNVERGKGVIFFSLEMPAEQLMLRMLSAKTSIPLQNLRKGDMDDREWTNLSAAFEDLNSKKLFVDDGGSININQLRARVRKLAQNEDNNISLVIIDYLQLMQGLGNKDRHQEVSDISRGLKMLARELKIPIVALSQLNRGLESRPDKRPMLSDLRESGAIEQDADIIMFVYRDDVYKEREEARKEKEAKDKGEDYKSKFQNRPIEEAEIIIGKQRNGPIGTVKLDFHKSLTKFIDKDNFGGEAPIEIVFQNVADSQKETNIEMPMIDI from the coding sequence ATGGATAGTATTTATAGTATAAATATTGAAAGAGCAGTTTTAAGCTCAATCTTTTTTAATCCAGAAGAACTTGAAGATATTTTAGGTGTTTTAAAACCAAAAGATTTTTATCTACCTGCACATAAATCTATTTTTGAAGCTATGATAAAACTTCATGATGATGGTATGCCAATTGATGAAGATTTTATAAGAAATAAAGTAACTTCAAAAGATGTAGATGATTCAGTTTTACTTGAAATTTTATCTGCAAATCCTATTACAAATACTCAAGCATATGTAAAAGAGATAAAAGATAGTGCAGTAAAAAGAGAATTAGCAACTCTTGCAACAACTATAAAAAAAGTTGCAATTGAAGAAGAAGTTAGTGCAAATGAAGCATTAGATACTATTCAAAGTGAATTATATAAAATTTCTACAAATAGTGCTACAAGTGAACTAAAAGATATGCAAACAGTTACAAATGATACTTTGGCATATATTGAAAAGATGAAAAAACTTGGAAATAAATATCTAATAGGACAAACAACAGGTTTTGACTCACTTGATAAAAAAACAACAGGTTTTAATGAAGGTGATTTAGTAATTATTGCAGCTCGTCCTGCTATGGGTAAAACAGCACTTGTATTAAATATGGCATTAAAAAATGTTGAAAGAGGTAAGGGCGTGATATTCTTTTCTCTGGAAATGCCAGCAGAACAACTAATGCTTAGGATGTTATCTGCTAAAACTTCTATTCCTTTACAAAATCTTAGAAAAGGTGATATGGATGATAGAGAATGGACAAATTTAAGTGCTGCTTTTGAAGATTTAAATTCAAAAAAGCTTTTTGTTGATGATGGTGGAAGTATAAATATAAACCAACTTCGAGCGAGAGTTAGAAAATTAGCACAAAATGAAGATAATAATATTAGTTTAGTAATTATTGATTATTTACAACTTATGCAAGGACTTGGAAATAAAGATAGACACCAAGAAGTTTCAGATATTAGTAGGGGATTAAAGATGCTAGCAAGAGAGTTGAAAATTCCAATAGTAGCTTTATCTCAATTAAATAGGGGATTAGAAAGTCGTCCAGATAAACGACCAATGTTAAGTGATTTAAGAGAGTCTGGTGCTATTGAACAAGATGCAGATATTATTATGTTTGTTTATAGAGATGATGTTTATAAAGAAAGAGAAGAAGCTAGAAAAGAAAAAGAGGCAAAAGATAAGGGAGAAGATTATAAATCTAAATTCCAAAATAGACCTATAGAGGAAGCTGAGATTATAATAGGAAAGCAAAGAAATGGTCCAATAGGTACTGTTAAATTAGATTTCCATAAATCTTTAACAAAATTTATTGATAAAGATAATTTTGGTGGAGAAGCACCAATTGAAATAGTGTTTCAAAATGTAGCAGATTCTCAAAAAGAAACAAATATTGAAATGCCTATGATTGATATTTAG
- a CDS encoding type II secretion system protein produces the protein MKTAFSLLEIIFVIVILGIIVSFAAPKLMDTKDSALVSTLKRDVNTAINSIHSYYLLNQKIEDINDTMNLNSTNWDIEKLKMSDKNSCITLEVKNVSNNIVIDLQIDNLKEASICKKIRDSGLISKVYEVY, from the coding sequence ATGAAAACGGCATTCTCTCTACTTGAAATAATTTTTGTTATAGTTATTCTAGGAATAATTGTATCTTTTGCAGCTCCAAAGTTGATGGATACAAAAGATAGTGCATTAGTCTCTACCTTAAAAAGAGATGTTAATACTGCTATAAATTCTATTCACAGTTATTATTTATTAAATCAAAAAATTGAAGATATTAATGATACTATGAATTTAAATAGTACAAATTGGGATATAGAAAAATTAAAGATGAGTGATAAAAACTCTTGCATTACATTGGAAGTTAAAAATGTATCAAATAATATAGTTATTGACTTGCAAATTGATAATTTAAAAGAAGCATCTATTTGTAAAAAAATAAGAGATAGTGGATTGATTTCTAAAGTATATGAAGTTTATTAA
- the fumC gene encoding class II fumarate hydratase, with product MDYRIEKDTMGEIKVPKDRYWQAQTERSLENFPIGDEKMPKEVIEGFAYLKKACAIVNNKLKRLDDVKTKAISQACDEIIEKKLDGEFPLVVWQTGSGTQSNMNVNEVVSSRASEILGEDFRTKKIVHPNDDVNKGQSSNDTYPTAMRVAFVLDVQKRLIPAINVLKSTLEKKVKDFENIVKIGRTHLQDATPLTLGQEISAYVDMLDKALAQVDDAMKYIVELAIGGTAVGTGLNSHPDFSPMVCEALNDLTKTKYAFKSHPNKFHALTSHDGEVFLSGALNALASNLMKFANDIRWLSSGPRCGIGELNIPENEPGSSIMPGKVNPTQSEAMTMVAVQVMGNHSTISIAASQGNFELNVFKPVIALNLLQSIRLLSDTMLAFNDNCAVGIEPNLVNINKYLQDSLMLVTALNPYIGYEKAALIAKTAHKNGTTLKQEALSLGILSEQEFDSYVKPENMIKPSL from the coding sequence ATGGATTACAGAATAGAAAAAGACACGATGGGTGAAATTAAGGTTCCAAAAGATAGATATTGGCAAGCACAAACAGAAAGAAGTTTAGAAAACTTTCCAATTGGTGATGAAAAAATGCCAAAAGAGGTTATTGAAGGTTTTGCATATTTAAAGAAAGCTTGTGCAATTGTAAATAATAAGTTAAAAAGACTTGATGATGTTAAAACAAAAGCTATATCTCAAGCTTGTGATGAAATTATAGAAAAAAAACTAGATGGAGAATTTCCTTTAGTTGTTTGGCAAACTGGTTCTGGAACACAATCAAATATGAATGTGAATGAAGTTGTTTCTTCAAGAGCGAGTGAAATTTTAGGAGAAGATTTTAGAACTAAGAAAATTGTTCATCCAAATGATGATGTAAACAAAGGACAAAGTTCAAATGATACTTATCCAACTGCTATGAGAGTTGCTTTTGTACTTGATGTACAAAAAAGATTAATTCCAGCAATAAATGTCCTAAAATCTACTTTAGAAAAAAAAGTAAAAGATTTTGAAAATATTGTAAAAATAGGAAGAACACACCTTCAAGATGCAACGCCACTTACTTTGGGTCAAGAGATTTCAGCTTATGTTGATATGTTAGATAAAGCTTTAGCTCAAGTTGATGATGCTATGAAATATATTGTTGAACTTGCTATTGGTGGAACAGCAGTTGGAACTGGATTAAATTCTCATCCAGATTTTTCTCCTATGGTTTGTGAAGCTTTAAATGATTTGACAAAAACAAAATATGCTTTTAAATCTCATCCAAATAAATTTCATGCTTTAACATCTCATGATGGAGAAGTTTTTTTAAGTGGAGCTTTAAATGCACTTGCTTCAAATTTAATGAAATTTGCAAATGATATTAGATGGCTTTCATCAGGACCAAGATGTGGAATAGGGGAGTTAAATATTCCAGAAAATGAACCAGGAAGTTCAATAATGCCAGGAAAAGTAAATCCAACACAAAGTGAAGCTATGACAATGGTTGCAGTACAAGTAATGGGGAATCATTCAACAATTAGTATAGCTGCAAGTCAAGGAAATTTTGAATTAAATGTATTTAAACCAGTAATTGCTTTAAATCTTTTACAGTCAATTAGACTTTTAAGTGATACAATGTTGGCGTTTAATGATAATTGTGCTGTTGGTATTGAGCCAAATCTAGTAAATATTAATAAGTACTTACAAGATTCTCTTATGTTAGTGACTGCTTTAAATCCATATATTGGATATGAGAAAGCTGCACTTATAGCAAAAACTGCACATAAAAATGGAACTACACTTAAACAAGAAGCTCTAAGTCTTGGAATTTTAAGTGAGCAAGAGTTTGACTCTTACGTAAAACCAGAAAATATGATTAAACCTAGTTTGTAA
- the feoB gene encoding ferrous iron transport protein B, which translates to MKKIRTVLAGQPNCGKSTIFNLVSGIEQHIANYPGVTVDKKTGFFRYEDYKIEMVDLPGTYSFSSYSLEERVAKEFIIHEKPDIIVNVIDSSNLKRHLYLTFQLLEMGLPVVVVLNMIDVAQRRGIKIDSNKISSMLKCPVIEANGAKGIGGDDIMKSIVSIYEKQEKFEKFELNYEELESYIQEIEAEIQTSDLNISKRWLAIKALENDTTVVEHLEKEIPNIYGKLENAKKSFEEKYNKNITTFLATFRYDSAEIIYSKNVKEEKKGKETFTDKADKIILNRFLALPILFALMFLVYQISIVYGYKLTDYTWPILASIKNFVIDIVPDADFTDVPMISDFAIWMVNSANALLNYIPIFFILFALIAIMEDVGYMPRMAFILDRVFKKFGLHGQSTLPLVLGGAMVGGCAVPGVMATKGIADDRARMATVLTVPYMNCLAKVPFYTLLLGAFFKPDMALMMFFISTATVFTALIVAKILTTTVLRNRETAPFVMELPPYHLPTLKGVVIRSSQRVWIYIKKVVTIVLAVAIVLFALLQFPGLSEESQIKYDDMSNKALMDFDSKMKNSVYYEHINSKEKVSELLNMYDNYRTKKMTSSSSSIDDNFKAKNEIFYSFINVQNDPEARKINAALRKLSNDRKTILREIKNEKVENSLLGMAGKAIEPISQYAGFDWKINVAFLSSFAARESAVATLGSLYENNKADNQRAEEAMAENSGYTPLHAASIIIFMLLTPPCIATMIVVKMQTNSFNWMLFATFFPIGLGLIISSFIFTLGNIYLWSGLEAMAYFYFSVLFITLVLGLFPTKFINWKGGLHKS; encoded by the coding sequence ATGAAAAAAATAAGAACAGTATTAGCCGGTCAACCAAACTGTGGTAAATCTACAATATTCAATCTTGTAAGTGGGATTGAACAACATATTGCAAACTATCCAGGTGTAACAGTAGATAAAAAAACTGGTTTCTTTAGATATGAAGATTATAAAATAGAAATGGTAGATTTACCAGGAACTTACTCTTTTAGTTCATATTCATTAGAAGAAAGAGTAGCAAAAGAATTTATAATACATGAAAAACCAGATATTATAGTAAATGTTATTGATTCTTCAAATTTAAAAAGACATTTATATTTAACTTTTCAACTTTTAGAAATGGGTTTACCTGTTGTTGTGGTATTAAACATGATAGATGTTGCCCAAAGAAGAGGAATAAAAATTGATAGTAACAAAATCTCTTCAATGCTAAAGTGCCCAGTTATAGAAGCTAATGGTGCTAAAGGCATTGGTGGTGATGATATAATGAAATCTATTGTTAGTATTTATGAAAAACAAGAGAAATTTGAAAAATTTGAATTAAATTATGAAGAATTAGAAAGCTATATACAAGAAATAGAAGCGGAAATACAAACTTCAGATTTAAATATTTCAAAAAGATGGCTAGCTATAAAAGCTTTAGAAAATGATACAACAGTTGTTGAACATTTAGAAAAAGAAATCCCTAATATATATGGCAAATTAGAGAATGCAAAAAAAAGTTTTGAAGAAAAATACAATAAAAACATAACAACATTTCTTGCAACATTTAGATATGATAGTGCAGAAATAATATATTCAAAAAATGTAAAAGAAGAGAAAAAAGGAAAAGAAACCTTTACAGATAAAGCTGATAAAATCATATTAAATAGATTTTTAGCCTTACCTATTTTGTTTGCTTTGATGTTCTTAGTTTATCAAATATCTATTGTTTATGGATATAAACTTACAGATTATACATGGCCAATTTTAGCTAGTATAAAAAACTTTGTAATAGATATTGTACCTGATGCTGATTTTACAGATGTACCAATGATAAGTGATTTTGCCATTTGGATGGTAAATAGTGCAAATGCTTTACTTAACTATATTCCTATATTTTTTATACTTTTTGCACTAATAGCTATAATGGAAGATGTTGGATATATGCCTAGAATGGCATTTATTCTTGATAGAGTATTTAAAAAATTTGGACTTCATGGACAATCAACTCTCCCACTAGTTCTTGGTGGAGCAATGGTAGGAGGTTGTGCAGTTCCAGGAGTTATGGCAACAAAAGGAATAGCTGATGATAGAGCTAGAATGGCTACAGTTTTAACAGTTCCTTATATGAACTGTTTAGCTAAAGTTCCATTTTACACATTACTTCTTGGGGCATTTTTTAAACCGGATATGGCTTTAATGATGTTTTTCATTTCTACTGCAACTGTATTTACAGCACTAATTGTTGCAAAAATTTTAACTACTACTGTTTTAAGAAATAGAGAAACAGCACCATTTGTAATGGAGTTACCACCATATCACTTACCAACTCTAAAAGGAGTTGTAATTCGTTCATCTCAAAGAGTTTGGATTTATATTAAAAAAGTTGTAACTATTGTTTTAGCAGTAGCTATTGTACTTTTTGCATTATTACAATTTCCAGGTCTTAGTGAAGAATCTCAAATAAAATATGATGATATGTCTAATAAAGCTTTAATGGACTTTGATTCAAAAATGAAAAACTCTGTATATTATGAACATATTAACTCAAAAGAAAAAGTATCAGAACTTTTAAATATGTATGATAACTATAGAACAAAAAAAATGACAAGTTCATCATCTAGTATAGATGATAATTTCAAAGCTAAAAATGAAATCTTTTACTCATTTATAAATGTCCAAAATGATCCAGAAGCTAGAAAAATCAATGCAGCATTAAGAAAACTATCAAATGATAGAAAAACTATTCTTAGAGAGATAAAGAATGAAAAAGTTGAAAATTCTCTTTTAGGAATGGCTGGTAAAGCAATAGAACCAATAAGTCAATATGCAGGATTTGATTGGAAAATAAATGTAGCATTTTTAAGTTCATTTGCAGCAAGAGAAAGTGCTGTTGCAACCTTAGGAAGTTTATATGAGAATAATAAAGCAGATAATCAAAGAGCAGAAGAAGCAATGGCAGAGAATAGTGGATACACACCACTTCATGCAGCTTCAATTATAATTTTTATGCTTTTAACTCCTCCTTGTATAGCAACTATGATAGTTGTAAAAATGCAAACTAATAGCTTTAATTGGATGTTATTTGCTACATTTTTCCCTATAGGTCTTGGACTTATTATATCATCATTTATTTTCACACTTGGAAATATATATCTATGGAGTGGACTTGAAGCTATGGCTTATTTTTATTTTTCTGTACTATTTATAACTTTAGTTCTAGGACTTTTCCCTACTAAATTTATAAACTGGAAAGGAGGATTGCATAAATCTTAA
- a CDS encoding FeoA family protein, which yields MLLNEVKEKSKVKVIKLNAEGKLLYKLLDMGFVEGAILEVIREAPLYDPMELKIHNYNLTLRKSEANLIEIEMI from the coding sequence GTGTTACTAAATGAAGTAAAAGAGAAAAGTAAAGTTAAAGTTATAAAACTAAATGCTGAAGGAAAATTACTATATAAACTTCTCGATATGGGCTTTGTAGAAGGTGCTATTTTAGAAGTTATAAGAGAGGCCCCATTATATGATCCAATGGAATTAAAAATACATAATTATAATTTAACACTTAGAAAAAGTGAAGCAAATTTAATAGAAATAGAGATGATATGA
- a CDS encoding DUF4857 domain-containing protein, giving the protein MIKAILQKELIKLKYFLLLSTIFYIVLLAYYYFNLNFSFSTIEPESMMWYKFAQLEDKPYSYFLYFYILYGISYAFTQFLPEVIQKRVKLTIHLPLSLTKIVLYHTIITITIMLFFSFIFSIFLLIINSQYYPKELLYIMTKDNIAFTLIGIVSYILVSSLIIEQNKKVLILKLLIFILFIFLSIKSRFFLEDFSLYFVLVMFSLFMLIDSFYSIKHQRLGVIYNSSFTIILIIFTYLSYINYDKNYQKEFYKYYIFYSDILEDFVYQKNFGAHRFEYGVKDKRTFDQKEYESTLPFVYYRDLELQNKLPITINNKIFTKNEIRDSKLSFDYQVKYLEKKEIDFFPLFNPQSNVAMIKFAEEFFGFFENTIKIYDFDNKYLEKSSKELNEILKEKDFSFPAKKIFGKATNIKPFDLGYLILDSKNNLFNLRKYDNNLILKKINLDKNIEIEYIHISENRQKNFSGYAIDRNSNFYLLTWDFELKKLDLELFDYKNMRLRFISEPTHYLVRYDDGNNYFAVRFSKDNLQKLNDIKFEE; this is encoded by the coding sequence ATGATAAAAGCAATACTACAAAAAGAGTTAATAAAACTCAAATATTTCTTATTATTATCTACAATATTTTATATTGTTTTATTAGCTTATTACTATTTTAATTTAAACTTTAGCTTTTCAACAATAGAACCAGAAAGTATGATGTGGTATAAATTTGCACAACTAGAAGATAAACCTTATTCTTATTTTCTATATTTTTATATACTTTATGGAATATCTTATGCTTTTACTCAATTTTTACCAGAAGTTATACAAAAAAGAGTAAAATTAACAATTCACTTACCTTTGAGCCTTACTAAAATAGTACTTTACCATACTATTATTACAATAACTATTATGTTATTTTTTAGTTTTATTTTTTCTATTTTTCTTTTAATAATAAACTCACAATATTATCCCAAAGAACTACTATATATTATGACAAAAGATAATATTGCTTTCACTTTAATAGGTATTGTTTCATATATTTTAGTATCATCTTTAATAATTGAACAAAATAAAAAAGTATTGATTTTAAAACTATTAATTTTTATCTTATTTATATTTTTATCTATAAAATCAAGATTTTTTTTAGAAGATTTTAGTTTATATTTTGTTTTAGTTATGTTTTCACTCTTTATGCTTATTGATAGTTTTTATAGTATCAAACACCAAAGATTAGGAGTTATTTACAATAGTTCATTTACTATAATTCTTATAATATTCACATATTTATCATATATAAACTACGACAAGAACTATCAAAAAGAGTTTTATAAATACTATATTTTCTATTCAGATATTTTAGAAGATTTTGTATATCAAAAAAACTTTGGAGCACACAGATTTGAGTATGGAGTAAAAGATAAAAGAACTTTTGACCAAAAAGAGTATGAATCAACTCTACCTTTTGTATATTACAGAGATTTAGAATTACAAAATAAACTTCCTATCACAATAAACAATAAAATTTTTACTAAAAATGAAATACGTGATTCAAAATTAAGCTTTGATTATCAAGTAAAATATTTAGAAAAAAAAGAAATAGATTTTTTTCCACTATTTAATCCTCAAAGTAATGTTGCTATGATAAAGTTTGCAGAAGAGTTTTTTGGTTTTTTTGAAAATACTATAAAAATATATGACTTTGATAACAAATATTTAGAAAAATCTTCAAAAGAGCTAAATGAAATATTAAAAGAGAAAGATTTTTCATTCCCAGCTAAAAAAATATTTGGAAAAGCTACAAATATAAAACCTTTTGATTTAGGTTATTTAATATTAGATAGTAAAAACAATCTATTTAATTTAAGAAAATATGATAATAACCTAATTTTAAAAAAGATAAATCTAGATAAAAATATAGAGATTGAATATATTCATATTTCAGAAAATAGACAGAAGAATTTTAGTGGTTATGCAATAGATAGAAACTCTAATTTCTATCTTTTGACTTGGGATTTTGAATTAAAAAAACTTGATTTAGAATTGTTTGATTATAAAAATATGAGATTAAGATTTATATCTGAACCTACACATTATCTTGTGCGTTATGACGATGGTAATAATTATTTTGCTGTAAGATTTTCAAAAGACAACTTACAAAAATTAAATGATATTAAATTTGAAGAATAA